The Cryptomeria japonica chromosome 2, Sugi_1.0, whole genome shotgun sequence region TACATAGATTTTTTGTGGATTGACCTAATAGAACATGTCCCCTAGCAACATATTGACAACCCCCTCAAGTTATTTCTAACTACTGCCAATATAGATaacaaaattaataaaaacaaatttagcaaattagaaagtAAAAATGCATACTCAAAAAGATTAAATTGTAAGATAGGAAGACATATATGTGAAAATGAAAATTACTTAACCTACATACTCAATCATAAACCAGATAAAGCCATTCTGTCCCATGAACAAGATAGATATACTTTAATGCTACTTGATACATAAAACCAAATACTTTCATTTATCACATCTACTTTCCTCATTTAACATTTAATATTCCAATTTTTTTATATCCAATACCCATAATTTCCTTTATTTTAATCCAAATCAATTCATCTTAGGAAAAGTTTATTTTCCTTCACTCTCCTATGTTAACCACTTAATTGTGTTCATTAGTTTTCCCAACCCACGCTCCTTCAAATGTTGGGCTTAGAAGTAATTCTTCTTATATTTCGCTGAACGCAGGAGGCAATGTTAAACTCATAATACGAGGCATTCAATATTTTGGAAAGAGGCGAGCTATGCCCAAGAAGGCAGCTAGTTTGAGTGAAAGTCTCTTTGAATTGGCGCGAGAGAAATATGAACAAGTTGATCTTGGCAACGCAGGCACCTCCAAAATGCTCATGCCGGATTCTTCCGTAATCGTCGCTCACAGGCCAACCAGGTACGTTCTTGCTTTCATAATGCAAGCAGAAAAATCTTCAAGTGCTTGTAGTTGTTTGTCTATGGGACTTGTCCATGTCACCCGAAGCAGATGACACCACtgacaaaattagggtttgttggtTTAGGATTTATCCAACAATCTTTTATTTGTGCTTTTCATTTATAGCCTTTTGTCTTGTTGGGTTAGAGCTTTTCCTTAAAAAGGCTTCCTTGAGCTATTCTTATTAGTTGTTCTATCAAAGTTTCAGTGACCTGCTTCAGTCGTTTGTGGACAATTTGCTGCCTATGTTATCTCCGTAATGGATCCTGGAGTGTGATTTAAAAAGATGATGCAAATATTattacaatttttaaattttttttttttctaaactcATTGAACTGGACTATGAAAATCTATTTCTCCTATTTAATAAGTATGGGTTAGTAGTGTTTGAGCACTTAGTTCTACCCGTGTAAATTGAAATTAAAAGCCACATGTTTCATTACTGAAAGTAGTCGAAGCTTTTAATGCATCTAAGTCTGAATCTTCTTTGAGTGCCACTATGATACTTTTGCACCTCATACTTGCGCATCGAGGCTTTTCAAAATCTCTGTCTACCATCCTTTTATTTTCCCATTGGTTCTTTCCGTTTGTTCCAGGTTTCTTCAGAAATAATACTGGCGTCTGGCAGTTGTGCTATTACATCAGCAAACTTATGATTACTTATCAGCGGTTTGCAGCCTTTTCCTTCTTaagtaaaaaaatattaaagataGTTTATTAGGTCGTCATCAAGTGTGAGACCAATTTGATTTATGAGTCTCTTTTTATGCAAACATTCTACAAGTGtttgtttattttctattttactGGGTTCTGCAGGGGGGCCCCCGGGTCCAGTTACCTATGGGTTTGGCCCTGCGAACTGAGGAAGAATTTTGATGCTTTTCAAGGGACCTGTGTAGAATTTGACCAAAAtgttatttttttgacttttttttttaaattgttttttttttttttgtgaaaaaggCAAATCCGACCCCCCAACCCTTATTTGACCTCTTAAAACACAAAAAATGTAAAACCTATTTCATTTTTGCACAATAGAATGAAACAAAACTTCTTTGCTCATAAATCTGCTTGCTTCAACCCTGT contains the following coding sequences:
- the LOC131050170 gene encoding uncharacterized protein LOC131050170; this encodes MPKKAASLSESLFELAREKYEQVDLGNAGTSKMLMPDSSVIVAHRPTRYTVSVWTCSKIALAAFAVGVFVGFSLCKRLKRSMRRWSR